The Gemmatimonas aurantiaca sequence CGCGCTCAAGGATCTTGCCGACCTCGAAAAGAAGGCGGAAACGATCTTTGGCGAGGCCCCAACGAAGCAATCCTTTTACCCGACGATCTTCGACTCCGCACTCCTCGGGGCCGAGTCGAATCCGATCCTCAAGAAGAAGATCATCGGCAAAGAGGATGTCGATATCGCCGCGATGATTAATGTACTGGGCAACAGTGACTGGGTGCGTCAGGGACTGCCGTACTACGAGCAGAATGGTCAGATATGTCCATTCTGCCAGCAGTATACCACAGAACAGTTTGCACAAAGCCTGAAAGACTATTTTGACGAGGCGTTTGAGAACGATACGAAGGCGATCAACGACCTCCTTGCACAATATGCCCAGGATGCTGGTGCCATCCAGTCAATCGTGGTCGGACTCCTTGCTGCGCCAGGAAAGTTCTTGGACGTGGAGACGCTCAAGGCGCAAAAGGCGGCCTTGGATCAAACGATCGCCGCGAACAATCTGCGCTTGGACAACAAGAAGAAAGAACCGAGCCAGGTCGTTACCTTGGTCTCGCTCACCACGGTGATCTCGGATATCACGGCGATGATCGAAGCGGCCAATGCCGAGGTTGTCAAGCACAACAAGATGGTTGACAACCTTGCGGCGGAAAAGCAAATGCTAACTGCCGAAGTGTGGCGATATGTGATCACCGAACTCGAAGTGGACCTGAAGCAGTACCAAAAGAACAAGCAAGACCTCGAAAAAGCAATCGCTGGAATTGAGACAAGAATCCAGACTGCGGAGAAGCGGATCGCAGAAACGACCAAGGAAATCACCGACCTTGAGAAGTCGACCACTAGCATCCTGCCCACCATCAGTGCCATCAACAAGACCCTCGGACAATTTGGGTTTGATAGCTTTTCGCTTGCTGACGCCGGGGACGGAATGCACTACAAGCTCGTTCGAGCTGACGGTTCTGATGCAAAGAAGACGATCAGCGAAGGCGAAAAGACCTTCGTTGTGTTCCTCTACTTCTACCACCTTATAAAAGGCAGCTTCTCGCAGACGGGCGTCACCACTGACCGTGTCGTGGTGTTTGATGATCCGGTCTCAAGCGTTGACAGCGATGTGCTGTTCATCGTGAGCAGTCTCATTCGAGAGGTGTGCGACAGCAGCCGCAGTGTAACAGGACGCATCAAACAGGTCTTCGTTCTGACGCACAACGTCTACTTCCATAAGGAGGTGACTTACAACAACAAACGGCAGCCTGACAGTTGTCTCAATGAAGAATCTTTCTGGGTCGTGCGCAAAGGTGCCACGCACTCGCAGTGCGATAGACATCAACACAACCCGATCAAGACGTCGTACGAATTGCTCTGGTCTGAGGTGAGGGAGGCGGAGAATGCGATGCAGAGTGGTGGAGGCGTCAGTCCGCGGATTGAGAACACG is a genomic window containing:
- a CDS encoding AAA family ATPase, with the translated sequence MIQSISILNVATFPPKTATTLDDLRQFNYIFGTNGTGKTTISRIVADAAFSTACQCTWQNSQVLETFVLNRDFVDKNFDQMRGVFTLGEKEKDTEDKINTAKANKDKEQEKLDNFTRTLGGEDGSGGKKGELAQLESNTRDKFWVPVEKLKKEKKLVGALTGVMSDKEKCKQKVLSEAEHNKAALKDLADLEKKAETIFGEAPTKQSFYPTIFDSALLGAESNPILKKKIIGKEDVDIAAMINVLGNSDWVRQGLPYYEQNGQICPFCQQYTTEQFAQSLKDYFDEAFENDTKAINDLLAQYAQDAGAIQSIVVGLLAAPGKFLDVETLKAQKAALDQTIAANNLRLDNKKKEPSQVVTLVSLTTVISDITAMIEAANAEVVKHNKMVDNLAAEKQMLTAEVWRYVITELEVDLKQYQKNKQDLEKAIAGIETRIQTAEKRIAETTKEITDLEKSTTSILPTISAINKTLGQFGFDSFSLADAGDGMHYKLVRADGSDAKKTISEGEKTFVVFLYFYHLIKGSFSQTGVTTDRVVVFDDPVSSVDSDVLFIVSSLIREVCDSSRSVTGRIKQVFVLTHNVYFHKEVTYNNKRQPDSCLNEESFWVVRKGATHSQCDRHQHNPIKTSYELLWSEVREAENAMQSGGGVSPRIENTLRRILEHYFAILGSIDYKQLCDKFEGADRVMCNSLFSWVNAGSHSALDDAHIAPSDVMARNALRVFKEIFVQSGHEGHYRMMNPPPATAATVA